A window from Photobacterium atrarenae encodes these proteins:
- the nagA gene encoding N-acetylglucosamine-6-phosphate deacetylase, whose translation MFAITHVDVFDGSRTMSDQAIIVKGDTIQTVGPMQDTPLPETTIDASGLTATAGFIDIQLNGCGGVLLNTDIRQSTLDIMNQTNLRHGTTQYLPTFITSDREPMRKVIDLIGDVENREAQGILGLHLEGPFINTEKKGAHDPIHIRHLDEMTAYYLADHADKIKVITLAPENCDQSVIDILTEAGITVSMGHTNASYDVLLTKHGVTMATHLYNAMSPFGSREPGAVGYIFDKKPYTGIIVDGIHSDFASVRIAHQVLGNRLFMVTDAVTPAGTDMTEYDMAGTKAYVTGGKCHYADGTIAGAAITMIEGVNNLIHEVGLSREEAFRMASLYPARALNIDDQYGKIAAGYKANITLLTPNNDVHHVFQMGIQKV comes from the coding sequence ATGTTTGCCATAACCCACGTTGACGTTTTTGATGGTAGTCGCACCATGAGCGACCAAGCGATCATCGTCAAAGGCGATACGATTCAGACCGTAGGTCCCATGCAAGATACCCCGTTGCCTGAAACAACCATTGATGCCAGCGGCCTGACGGCAACAGCAGGATTTATTGATATTCAACTAAACGGCTGTGGGGGCGTCCTGCTCAATACCGATATCCGGCAGTCGACTCTGGATATCATGAACCAGACCAACCTGCGGCACGGCACCACCCAGTATTTACCAACGTTCATCACCAGTGACAGAGAGCCGATGCGCAAGGTCATTGATTTGATTGGCGATGTTGAAAACAGGGAGGCTCAGGGCATCCTTGGCCTGCACCTGGAAGGCCCTTTTATTAATACAGAGAAAAAAGGCGCACATGATCCCATCCATATCCGCCACCTCGATGAGATGACCGCCTATTATCTGGCTGATCATGCCGATAAAATCAAAGTGATCACCCTGGCGCCGGAAAACTGCGATCAGTCCGTTATCGACATCCTGACCGAAGCCGGAATCACTGTCTCCATGGGCCACACCAATGCCAGCTACGATGTGTTGCTCACCAAGCATGGCGTGACCATGGCGACTCATCTCTACAACGCGATGAGCCCGTTTGGCTCACGTGAGCCGGGTGCCGTGGGCTACATCTTTGACAAGAAGCCATATACCGGGATTATCGTAGACGGGATTCACTCAGATTTCGCTTCGGTACGCATTGCCCACCAAGTCCTGGGCAATCGCCTGTTTATGGTCACCGATGCGGTGACCCCGGCAGGCACGGACATGACAGAGTATGATATGGCCGGAACCAAAGCTTATGTAACGGGTGGGAAATGTCACTATGCAGACGGCACCATTGCCGGCGCAGCAATCACCATGATTGAAGGGGTGAACAACCTGATCCATGAAGTCGGCCTCAGCCGGGAAGAAGCTTTCCGCATGGCGAGTCTCTACCCGGCTCGTGCCCTGAATATCGACGATCAGTACGGAAAAATCGCCGCAGGCTATAAAGCCAATATCACCCTGCTCACCCCGAATAACGACGTACATCATGTGTTTCAGATGGGGATTCAGAAAGTCTGA
- the ltrA gene encoding group II intron reverse transcriptase/maturase codes for MERICSSTNLNQALRRVKKNKGCAGVDKLDITATISMLRQSSNGQALRQSLLDGSYQPQPVLGVEIPKPSGGVRQLGIPTVLDRVVQQAITSVLTDIYEPQFSSNSYGFRPNRSAHHALVAASHYIREGRGYVVDIDLAKYFDTVNHDKLMHRLSEDITDKRVLKLVRSYLQAGIMRNGLVEQRQRGTPQGGPLSPLLSNIVLDELDKELERRGHKFCRYADDCQIYVHSEEAANRVKASITEFLEQKLKLRVNREKSAATRVTERTYLGHRFHRDGSIHISKTAQTQMKKRVRQITKRNRGRELKTVLVELTQYLRGWQHYFKLAIRKSAMQRLDEWIRRRLRCYRLKQRKRRYSIATWLRQEGVSERNAWKLAMSDKGWWHLALSPQLNQAMPMKWFKEMGLYSLRDGYESLKIYSEPPYATHACTVV; via the coding sequence ATGGAGCGGATCTGCTCCTCAACAAATCTGAACCAAGCCCTGAGAAGAGTGAAGAAGAACAAGGGATGTGCTGGGGTTGATAAACTCGACATAACAGCGACTATCTCGATGCTTCGGCAGTCTTCTAATGGGCAAGCGCTCCGCCAGAGCCTTCTGGACGGGAGCTACCAACCGCAACCCGTTCTGGGTGTAGAAATTCCCAAACCTAGCGGGGGAGTGAGGCAGCTAGGTATCCCAACTGTACTTGATAGGGTAGTCCAACAGGCCATTACCTCAGTACTGACAGATATCTACGAACCTCAGTTCTCAAGCAACAGTTATGGGTTCAGGCCTAACCGCAGTGCCCACCATGCATTGGTGGCAGCAAGCCACTACATCAGGGAGGGGCGGGGTTATGTAGTCGACATAGACCTGGCGAAATACTTCGATACTGTGAACCACGATAAACTGATGCACAGGCTATCGGAGGACATCACAGATAAACGGGTCCTGAAGCTGGTCAGGTCATACCTACAGGCAGGCATAATGCGAAACGGGTTAGTTGAGCAGAGGCAACGAGGGACGCCACAGGGTGGACCATTATCTCCGCTGCTATCAAATATCGTATTAGATGAGTTGGATAAAGAGCTTGAGCGAAGAGGGCATAAGTTCTGCCGATATGCAGACGACTGCCAAATCTACGTGCACAGTGAGGAAGCCGCCAATCGAGTAAAAGCCTCAATCACGGAGTTCTTGGAGCAGAAACTGAAACTCAGGGTTAACCGTGAGAAAAGTGCGGCAACGAGAGTGACAGAGCGGACTTACCTAGGCCATCGCTTTCACCGAGATGGAAGCATCCATATCTCGAAGACAGCACAAACTCAGATGAAGAAGCGAGTGCGTCAAATAACGAAGCGGAATCGAGGGCGAGAGTTGAAGACAGTCCTAGTCGAACTCACTCAATACCTAAGAGGTTGGCAACACTATTTCAAGCTTGCCATACGGAAAAGCGCGATGCAGCGCTTGGATGAATGGATAAGGCGGCGCTTACGGTGCTATCGCCTCAAGCAGCGCAAGCGCAGATACAGCATAGCGACATGGTTACGCCAAGAGGGTGTAAGCGAACGCAATGCGTGGAAGCTGGCGATGTCAGATAAAGGGTGGTGGCACTTGGCTTTATCGCCCCAGCTCAATCAGGCCATGCCAATGAAATGGTTCAAGGAGATGGGTCTGTACTCGTTGCGAGATGGGTACGAGTCACTGAAAATATATTCGGAACCGCCGTATGCGACCCACGCTTGTACGGTGGTGTGA
- a CDS encoding hydrolase: MLHANETTLVIVDVQGKLAQLMDERDTLFSNLEVLVKGAKVLELPVVWVEQLPNKLGPTIPQIADNLPHQEPIAKNSFSCYKSPEFVSALEATRRKSVIVAGIEAHICVYQTVRELLDAGYHVEVVADAVSSRQANNKRIALNKLQQAGASLTCTEMVLFELQAVAEGGQFKEILSLIK; the protein is encoded by the coding sequence ATGCTTCATGCGAACGAGACCACGCTTGTCATTGTCGATGTTCAGGGCAAGCTGGCACAACTCATGGATGAGCGGGATACCCTGTTCAGCAACTTAGAAGTCCTGGTTAAGGGGGCCAAGGTACTAGAACTTCCCGTCGTCTGGGTCGAGCAGCTTCCGAATAAACTCGGACCGACAATTCCGCAGATCGCCGACAACCTGCCACATCAGGAGCCAATCGCCAAAAACAGTTTCAGCTGTTACAAGTCACCGGAATTTGTCAGTGCATTAGAGGCAACCAGGCGCAAGAGTGTGATTGTGGCCGGGATTGAGGCGCATATCTGTGTTTATCAGACAGTCCGGGAGCTGCTCGATGCCGGATACCATGTTGAGGTTGTAGCCGATGCGGTCTCCTCACGTCAGGCCAACAACAAACGAATTGCCCTCAACAAGCTGCAACAGGCCGGTGCCAGCCTCACCTGTACCGAGATGGTCCTGTTTGAGTTGCAAGCCGTTGCCGAAGGGGGACAATTCAAAGAAATCCTCAGCCTGATTAAATAG
- a CDS encoding glutamate synthase-related protein has protein sequence MSKPVVANNRPVKVSLVEGKEYYFCRCGRSANQPFCDGSHSGTDFTPMQFKAEKSSDEYLCACKHTANAPFCDGTHRQFIADDIGKEGPGPSTDAHAMPEAKATKEEPTVALIHQLAREGLSAMGKHGPMTAMGVPRYQLPDWNDIQIMVAQMATKPLLDEAKVGTELVIGPKAKRPLVLDIPLLISDMSFGALSEEAKTALAMGAEQAGTGICSGEGGMLAEEQQANSRYFYELASAKFGYHEGLLPKVQAFHFKGGQGAKTGTGGHLPAAKNIDKIAKTRCLEPGTEAISPATFTDLKTAADFAEFANHVRDLTGGIPIGFKLSANHIERDMGFALEAGADYIILDGRGGGTGAAPQIFRDHISVPTIPALARARYFLDKQGMSDQVTLIITGGLRTPVDFVKALALGADGIAIANSAMQSIGCVAARICNTNNCPAGIATQNADLRQKLNPEKAAHQLTNFLTASTELMQVMARACGHCHLNQFDKDDLATWDYEMARLAGIEFSGFKQRD, from the coding sequence ATGAGCAAGCCTGTCGTTGCCAATAACCGCCCTGTTAAAGTTAGTTTAGTTGAAGGGAAAGAATATTACTTCTGCCGCTGCGGCCGTTCAGCCAACCAACCCTTCTGCGACGGCTCTCATTCAGGGACGGATTTCACCCCGATGCAGTTCAAAGCCGAGAAAAGCAGCGACGAATACCTGTGTGCCTGCAAACACACCGCGAATGCCCCCTTCTGTGACGGCACCCATCGACAATTCATTGCCGATGACATCGGGAAAGAAGGACCGGGGCCTTCTACCGACGCGCATGCCATGCCAGAAGCCAAAGCGACCAAAGAAGAGCCGACCGTCGCCTTGATTCACCAACTGGCCCGGGAAGGCCTTTCCGCGATGGGAAAACACGGCCCGATGACCGCCATGGGCGTACCCCGTTACCAATTGCCCGACTGGAATGATATTCAAATCATGGTAGCGCAAATGGCCACCAAGCCGTTGCTGGATGAGGCTAAAGTCGGCACAGAACTGGTCATCGGCCCCAAAGCCAAGCGTCCGCTGGTGCTGGATATTCCACTGCTGATCTCCGATATGAGCTTTGGCGCCCTATCCGAAGAGGCCAAAACCGCTCTGGCAATGGGGGCTGAGCAGGCGGGCACCGGGATCTGCTCAGGCGAAGGCGGGATGCTGGCTGAAGAGCAGCAAGCGAACAGCCGTTATTTCTACGAGCTGGCCAGCGCCAAATTTGGCTACCATGAAGGCCTGCTCCCCAAAGTACAGGCCTTCCACTTCAAAGGCGGCCAGGGGGCAAAAACCGGCACCGGTGGCCATCTTCCCGCAGCCAAGAACATTGATAAAATCGCCAAAACCCGTTGCCTGGAGCCCGGCACCGAAGCGATCTCGCCTGCCACATTCACCGATTTGAAAACTGCGGCTGATTTTGCCGAGTTTGCCAATCATGTCCGCGATCTCACCGGCGGAATCCCGATCGGGTTTAAGCTCAGCGCCAATCATATTGAACGGGATATGGGCTTTGCCCTGGAAGCTGGTGCTGATTACATCATTCTCGACGGCCGGGGCGGCGGAACCGGGGCGGCTCCGCAAATTTTTCGCGATCATATCAGCGTCCCGACCATCCCTGCCCTGGCCCGGGCGCGGTATTTTCTCGATAAACAGGGCATGTCGGATCAAGTCACGCTGATCATAACCGGCGGCCTCAGAACGCCGGTGGATTTTGTCAAAGCGCTGGCCCTGGGCGCCGATGGGATTGCGATCGCCAACAGTGCGATGCAGTCGATCGGCTGCGTCGCCGCAAGGATCTGTAACACCAACAACTGTCCGGCCGGAATCGCAACCCAAAACGCCGATCTGCGCCAGAAGCTGAATCCAGAGAAAGCGGCGCATCAGTTAACTAACTTTCTCACCGCTTCGACAGAATTGATGCAAGTGATGGCACGCGCCTGTGGACATTGTCATCTCAATCAGTTCGATAAAGATGACCTGGCAACCTGGGACTATGAGATGGCCCGCCTGGCGGGTATCGAGTTTTCTGGTTTCAAGCAACGGGATTAA
- a CDS encoding VC0807 family protein, with protein sequence MAEKKANPLTDLIFNVIVPSVVLMKLSGEEHLGSLVALLVALAFPVVLGGYELIKYKKFNFISLLGFVSVLLTGGIGLLKLDAQWLAVKEALIPGLIGAAVFISTFTKYPVVSKMLFNDTVLNLDVIKRKLAENGKVKDFDRCLMKSNYLFSGTFVFSSVMNYVLATTIVTSPSGTQAFNEELGKMTLLSYPMIAIPSMVMMMGIFYFMWRQIRQMTQLETAQIFKTQ encoded by the coding sequence ATGGCTGAGAAAAAAGCAAACCCTTTGACCGATTTGATTTTTAACGTCATTGTCCCGTCAGTTGTTCTGATGAAGCTCAGTGGTGAAGAGCACCTGGGTTCATTAGTGGCACTGCTGGTGGCACTGGCATTTCCCGTGGTCCTGGGTGGCTATGAGCTGATTAAGTACAAAAAGTTTAACTTTATCTCGTTACTGGGGTTTGTCAGCGTCCTGCTGACCGGTGGTATCGGCTTACTGAAGTTGGATGCCCAGTGGCTGGCTGTGAAAGAAGCGTTGATCCCGGGATTGATTGGGGCCGCTGTGTTTATCTCCACTTTTACTAAGTATCCGGTTGTCAGCAAAATGTTGTTCAACGACACGGTACTGAATCTGGATGTGATCAAGCGAAAGCTGGCAGAAAACGGTAAAGTGAAAGATTTTGATCGCTGCCTGATGAAATCCAATTACCTGTTCTCAGGAACGTTCGTGTTTTCCTCTGTCATGAACTACGTTCTGGCGACCACGATTGTCACCAGCCCTTCCGGCACACAGGCCTTCAATGAAGAGTTGGGTAAGATGACACTGCTGAGTTATCCGATGATCGCGATTCCATCTATGGTGATGATGATGGGGATCTTCTACTTCATGTGGCGTCAAATCCGCCAGATGACGCAGCTGGAAACCGCACAGATTTTCAAGACCCAGTAA
- the ppiC gene encoding peptidylprolyl isomerase PpiC: MASTAAALHILVKHKEQADDILKQLKKGAKFQTLAKKYSTCPSGKRGGDLGEFRKGAMVPAFDKAVFTGKVLEPIGPVKTKFGYHIIKVLYRT; this comes from the coding sequence ATGGCTTCAACAGCAGCAGCGCTTCATATTCTGGTTAAACACAAAGAACAAGCCGACGACATCCTGAAGCAATTGAAAAAAGGCGCGAAATTTCAGACGCTGGCAAAGAAATACTCTACTTGCCCATCAGGCAAACGGGGCGGCGATCTGGGTGAATTTCGCAAAGGTGCAATGGTTCCGGCGTTCGATAAAGCCGTTTTCACCGGTAAAGTACTGGAGCCAATCGGCCCGGTGAAAACCAAGTTTGGGTATCATATTATTAAGGTGTTGTACCGGACGTAG
- a CDS encoding VOC family protein translates to MNKSGEGMNSYISIFEIPALDISRAIEFYQAILGINIERMEMPGMEMGIFPYEDQLVTGVILKEEGFQPSSSGVTIYLNGGDNLQVILDEVVKNRGEIIIPKTAHADESGFFAIFLDSEGNRIGLHSPN, encoded by the coding sequence ATGAATAAAAGTGGAGAAGGTATGAACAGTTATATTTCTATTTTTGAAATTCCAGCATTAGATATTTCAAGAGCAATCGAATTCTACCAGGCGATTCTGGGCATCAATATAGAAAGAATGGAAATGCCGGGTATGGAAATGGGCATATTCCCTTATGAAGATCAGTTAGTGACTGGTGTTATTTTAAAAGAAGAAGGTTTTCAGCCTTCGTCAAGTGGCGTGACTATATACCTAAACGGGGGAGACAACCTTCAGGTCATTCTTGATGAAGTGGTGAAGAATCGCGGTGAAATCATTATCCCTAAAACAGCTCATGCTGACGAAAGTGGATTTTTTGCCATTTTCCTTGATTCAGAAGGAAACAGAATAGGGTTACATTCTCCAAATTGA
- a CDS encoding helix-turn-helix domain-containing protein, translating into MNYQTFQPHPDLESLISCYWTLEVPKTDDVQRQRIIPDGTIEMAFILGDDIKRYTSEDSFIIQPRAMVLGHTIAPFYIEPTGYVDTFAIRFYPYGFANFVTVPIKTLANTETPLAQLFEEKTAKKLEQNIINAADTKQRIKIIESFLLNKLNEQTTVDNILKTTIDTLFATKGSTSISKILKEDLSKRRQLERMFVKKIGVSPKQLGKLIRLQSALKAMLNEEESLTHIAYQNDYYDQSHFIKDFKEFTGVSPKEFLGNENMTLSSIFYK; encoded by the coding sequence ATGAATTATCAGACCTTTCAGCCACACCCAGATCTAGAGTCGCTAATCAGTTGCTACTGGACTTTGGAAGTCCCTAAAACGGATGACGTCCAAAGACAACGAATCATTCCAGACGGCACCATTGAAATGGCATTCATTCTTGGGGACGATATAAAAAGATATACCTCTGAAGATAGCTTTATTATACAGCCCAGAGCCATGGTGCTGGGTCATACCATCGCCCCTTTTTATATTGAGCCGACGGGGTATGTCGACACATTCGCCATCCGTTTTTACCCTTATGGCTTTGCTAACTTTGTGACTGTACCTATCAAGACATTGGCAAATACCGAGACACCCTTAGCTCAGTTGTTCGAGGAAAAAACGGCTAAAAAATTAGAACAAAATATCATTAACGCAGCAGATACGAAACAAAGAATAAAGATAATCGAGTCATTTCTTCTGAATAAGCTCAATGAACAGACGACGGTTGATAATATCCTCAAAACAACAATAGATACTCTATTCGCAACAAAGGGAAGTACGTCGATTAGCAAGATCCTCAAAGAAGACTTATCCAAAAGAAGACAACTTGAGAGGATGTTCGTAAAAAAAATTGGCGTCAGTCCGAAACAATTAGGTAAATTGATTCGGCTTCAAAGTGCCTTAAAAGCGATGCTTAACGAAGAAGAAAGCCTTACCCACATCGCTTATCAGAATGATTACTACGACCAATCGCACTTTATCAAAGATTTCAAAGAATTTACCGGAGTCAGCCCAAAAGAATTTCTAGGGAATGAAAACATGACTCTTTCTTCTATTTTCTATAAGTGA
- a CDS encoding HlyD family secretion protein, translating into MKRISVFGFALLALLGCGEQVPSEALGTLERDRVTLTATSSEIVREQPIKEGEFVTQGQVLVKLDDKQQLAVLAKVKAEEAKAAAYLLRLTNGERPEDIAAAQASLVRAEATLREANSNYRRIARLVEQRLVSYSERDKAVAERDSAQADYQSARENLAKLTSGERPEDITQAKAALDAAQAEVVLQQQILDDLTVVATRDGVLDSLPYNVGERVSSGSIVAGIQADTVPYARVYVPEPYRVKLQAGDELTVHIDGLAQSYTGTLRWIATEPAFTPYFALNEQDRARLVYLAEVDLPQEAKSLPAGVPVQVEMPR; encoded by the coding sequence ATGAAACGGATATCAGTCTTCGGCTTCGCGCTCCTGGCTTTGCTTGGATGCGGTGAACAGGTGCCGAGTGAGGCGCTGGGAACACTGGAACGTGACCGCGTCACGTTAACGGCGACATCCAGTGAAATTGTTCGTGAGCAGCCCATCAAGGAAGGTGAGTTTGTCACGCAGGGGCAAGTGCTGGTGAAACTCGATGATAAACAGCAGTTGGCTGTGCTTGCCAAAGTGAAAGCGGAGGAAGCGAAAGCAGCAGCGTACCTTTTGCGGCTGACCAACGGGGAGCGCCCGGAAGATATTGCTGCGGCTCAGGCCAGTCTGGTTCGTGCTGAAGCGACCTTGCGCGAGGCCAACAGCAACTACCGTCGGATTGCTCGTTTAGTTGAACAACGGCTGGTGAGTTATTCCGAACGGGACAAAGCGGTGGCGGAGCGGGATTCGGCGCAGGCCGACTATCAGTCGGCGCGGGAGAACCTGGCGAAATTAACCAGTGGCGAACGGCCGGAAGATATCACCCAGGCCAAAGCCGCGCTGGACGCTGCCCAGGCGGAAGTTGTGTTGCAGCAGCAAATTCTGGATGATTTAACTGTGGTGGCGACACGGGACGGAGTACTGGACAGCCTACCATACAATGTTGGGGAGCGGGTCAGCAGCGGGAGTATTGTCGCCGGGATCCAGGCCGATACCGTGCCATATGCCCGGGTGTATGTGCCGGAGCCTTACCGGGTCAAACTGCAAGCCGGAGATGAGCTGACAGTTCATATCGATGGCTTAGCGCAAAGCTATACCGGCACGTTGCGCTGGATTGCCACCGAGCCTGCGTTTACGCCGTATTTTGCGCTCAACGAGCAGGATCGGGCCCGCCTGGTTTATCTGGCGGAAGTAGATCTGCCGCAGGAAGCCAAGAGCTTGCCGGCCGGGGTGCCGGTGCAGGTGGAGATGCCGCGATGA
- a CDS encoding ABC transporter ATP-binding protein — protein MTDYAIVANQLTRKFGDFTAVDSLDLKVPKGSIYGFLGPNGCGKSTTIRMLTGLLSPTAGTVEVLGLDIPREAEALRLRIGYMTQKFSLYEDLTVRENLDFIGQIFGMTRKEQKARIEEQLSTYGLNRLARQRAGSMSGGQKQRLGLAAATMHRPSLLFLDEPTSAVDPENRRDFWEKLFDLSDQGTTILVTSHYMDEAERCHGLAIMEAGMVRADGAPETLMNSMGVNVVEVLTDQLRSLKTDLLQKPEVRSAAQLGIRLRVLIDERVAEPLAWLAAEFPHLADCEMTVARPSLEDVFVTSTGEGRE, from the coding sequence ATGACCGATTATGCCATTGTTGCCAACCAGTTGACGCGTAAATTTGGTGATTTCACCGCCGTCGACAGCCTGGATCTCAAGGTGCCGAAGGGCAGTATATATGGCTTTTTAGGCCCGAATGGCTGCGGAAAGTCGACCACCATTCGCATGCTGACCGGGCTGCTTAGCCCGACGGCCGGCACGGTTGAAGTGCTGGGGCTGGATATTCCCCGTGAGGCTGAGGCCCTGCGGTTGCGTATCGGCTACATGACACAAAAATTCTCCCTTTATGAAGATTTGACGGTGCGGGAAAATCTCGATTTTATCGGCCAGATTTTCGGCATGACACGTAAAGAACAGAAAGCCCGAATCGAAGAGCAGCTCTCGACCTACGGCCTGAATCGACTGGCCCGGCAGCGTGCGGGCAGCATGAGTGGCGGGCAAAAGCAGCGTTTGGGATTGGCGGCAGCGACCATGCATCGGCCCAGCTTGCTGTTCTTAGATGAGCCGACTTCTGCGGTCGATCCGGAAAATCGCCGTGATTTCTGGGAAAAGCTGTTTGATCTGAGCGATCAGGGCACCACGATTCTGGTGACCAGCCACTACATGGATGAAGCTGAGCGCTGCCATGGCCTGGCGATTATGGAAGCCGGTATGGTCCGGGCTGACGGCGCGCCGGAAACTCTGATGAACAGCATGGGCGTCAATGTGGTGGAGGTGCTGACTGATCAATTGCGTTCGCTGAAAACGGATTTGTTGCAAAAACCGGAAGTCCGTTCTGCCGCGCAGTTGGGAATCCGACTACGGGTGCTGATTGATGAACGTGTTGCTGAGCCGCTGGCCTGGTTAGCGGCTGAGTTTCCCCATTTAGCAGATTGTGAAATGACCGTTGCCCGGCCCAGTCTGGAAGATGTGTTTGTCACCAGTACCGGGGAGGGACGGGAATGA
- a CDS encoding ABC transporter permease, translating into MKSVFRISAIMVKEFRQLSRDRITFGMVVMIPLIQLLLFGYAINTDVRNIPVAVVDQSHTAVGRVITEAVKATQVVTVTHHFPTVVEAEQAINAGQVRAALVLPSDLTQRIVQRKTVGQWLVDGSDTMVSSALLQLQRMPLQDLANYQPPRASTFEVALYFNPSRRSAVNIVPGLLGVILTMTMVLFTSAAIVRERERGNLELLITTPVRPLELMIAKIIPYIFVGLIQVGIILGLGHLIFDVPLNGALSQLLLGTLLFIAASLTLGLMISTVAQTQLQAMQMTVFILLPSILLSGFIFPYEAMPDVAQWIAEVLPATHFMRMIRGIVLRGADLMLLWRDALWMVGFTMLGLLLASLRFKKSLD; encoded by the coding sequence ATGAAGAGCGTGTTTCGGATCAGTGCCATTATGGTCAAAGAGTTCAGGCAACTGTCCCGTGATCGGATCACGTTTGGGATGGTGGTGATGATCCCGCTGATCCAGTTGTTATTGTTTGGCTATGCCATCAATACCGATGTGCGAAATATTCCCGTCGCCGTGGTGGATCAAAGCCACACAGCGGTGGGGCGGGTGATCACCGAAGCGGTGAAAGCGACCCAGGTGGTGACCGTGACCCACCACTTTCCGACGGTAGTGGAAGCGGAGCAGGCCATTAACGCCGGGCAGGTCAGGGCCGCGTTGGTGCTACCGTCCGATTTGACGCAGCGTATTGTCCAGCGCAAAACCGTGGGTCAGTGGCTGGTGGACGGTTCCGATACTATGGTCAGCTCGGCGCTGTTGCAGCTGCAGCGGATGCCGTTGCAGGATTTAGCGAATTATCAGCCGCCCCGCGCATCAACCTTTGAAGTAGCGCTGTACTTCAACCCGTCCCGGCGTTCAGCCGTGAATATTGTGCCGGGACTTCTTGGGGTGATCCTGACCATGACCATGGTGCTGTTTACCTCGGCGGCGATTGTCCGCGAGCGGGAGCGGGGGAATTTAGAGTTGTTGATCACCACGCCGGTTCGGCCGCTGGAGTTGATGATTGCCAAAATCATTCCGTATATTTTCGTCGGCCTGATCCAGGTGGGGATCATTCTCGGGCTGGGACACCTGATTTTTGATGTCCCGCTCAATGGCGCATTGTCTCAATTGCTGCTTGGCACCTTGCTGTTTATCGCGGCCAGTTTAACCTTGGGGTTGATGATCTCCACCGTGGCGCAGACCCAGTTGCAGGCAATGCAAATGACGGTGTTTATCCTGTTGCCGTCGATCTTGCTGTCCGGGTTTATTTTCCCTTATGAGGCGATGCCGGATGTGGCGCAGTGGATTGCCGAAGTGCTGCCAGCCACACACTTTATGCGCATGATCCGGGGCATTGTGCTGCGTGGCGCTGATCTGATGCTGTTGTGGCGAGACGCTCTGTGGATGGTCGGGTTTACCATGCTCGGCTTGCTGCTGGCATCACTTCGGTTTAAAAAATCACTGGATTAG